From the Lacipirellulaceae bacterium genome, the window CACTGAACGAAGCGTGGAAGAATCACAACTGAAAGAGTCGATGAAGAAGTTTCGCCCGTGGGCAAAATGGATTGATGCAGTACTCAAGCCGCGGCTGAAGTGGCTTGTCGAAGGCCCAATGAAATATGTAATCGCACTGGTTTGCTTGCTAATGGCAGCAGCTATTCCACCTTTGGAGCTTGCCCCCTTTGCCTGCTTTATTCCAGGATCAGCCGTACTGCTGTTGGGGCTTGCAATGATGGCGAAAGACGGCTTAGCAGGAGCCTTAGGGTTGGTGGCGTCGGTTGGTGCCTTGTTTGTTGGCGGACGATGGTTGATCTAGAACTTACTCAGAATCACTTGATTAAGGACGTATACGAAACAAATCATGGCCAAGAAGAAACCAACCAAATCCGCCGGCACCAAGACCCGCGTCAAGCTCACCCCGCGTGACAAAAAAACGATGGCAGCCCTCACCGGGCTGGCCGACGGGGTAGTCCGTGCCGCCACGGCCAAGCGTGACCCTTATGTCGATATCCCCAGCCGAACGCTTTCCAATGTGAAGTATTCGCCGCGGAAGAAGATCATCGAGATGGGCAACAACAAGAACCGACGGCAGTTGTTCGATCTTTCGCAAGCGAAAGCTTATATGCGGACGATGCTGGTCGCAAGCGGCTGTAAGAAGCTCTTGGAGCAAGGCAAGACGACCAGCCTCCGGGGTTTGTTTTACATGCTCAAGCACACCATTGAGGGGGCAAAGGAAAACACATTCGACGATCAGAACGAGTGCGACACGATCATCGAAGATACCGAGGTGCTGCTGAACAGTATCCGCGAGGAATTGCACCTGTACGCGGAAAATCGTGGCGCGATGGTAGGGAATATCACGCTCACGGATCGTGGCGATACGATCGATTGCCGACGGATGGGCTCAGGAGGCTACGCGATCCCCTCGATTGTCGAGCCGGAGATTATCGAGCTTACCAAGAAGAACTGTGATGCGAAATTCATCCTTCATGTCGAAAAAGGAACCGTCTGGCAACGGTTTAATGAAGATCGCTTCTGGGAGAAACACAACTGCATTCTCACGCACGGTTCAGGGCAACCGCCACGGGGCGTGAGGCGAATGCTCAATCGTCTGCACAACGAGTTGAAACTGCCGGTCTATTGCGTGCTCGATAACGACCCCTGGGGATACTACATCTACAGCGTTATCAAACAGGGCTCAATCAACTTGGCATTTGAGTCGCAAAGGATGGCGATCCCCGAGGCGAAGTACCTCGGCCTACGAAGCATCGATTACACGCGTTGCGACCTGTCTGACAGCGTGAAAATCTCGCTCAACGAAACCGACAAGAAACGCGCTAAGCAGATCGCCAAGTATCCCTGGTTCGAGAAAAAGCCGAAGTGGCAACGCGAAATCAAAAAGATGCTCGACAACGATTTTAAGCTGGAAGTCGAATCGTTGATCTCCAAAGACATCAGCTACGTTACGGAGACCTATGTACCAGAGCGATTGGATGCTCGGGATTGGCTGGATTAGGTTTTTGACGCAAAGACGCAGAGGACGCGAAGAATCGCAAAGAAACCAATGACAAGAGAATTGACGAGATGTGGTGATAATCGGATCGTGATTCATCGTTACCAACAAAGCGCGTCACCCCCCAGCTTCGAATCCCAACCTTTCGTCTGCATTCTCATAAGTGCGGATCGAGCACGTGACCAAAGAGAAAACGAAGCTATCTGCGATCTTCTAGTCGCTAACAATTGTCGCTACTTTCTTAGTTGGGGAGTAGATGCCGAAGATTGGCACGACACAATGGATTATGCCTATCTTGGATCTGATCCAAACTATGCTCCTCCAAACAGTCGCCACGTCATGACTAGTTGGCATAACGACGAAACCCTGAGTGACGTCGCCTTCTTCGCAAAGAACTGCACTAACTTCGACCAGCACGAGTTTCACAATTTTTTGGTTCTCATCATCGGCGACGATGAACAGCTTGAACAAGAAGTCGAGGCGGCTCTAGTCTCTGAGTTTGCAACCAAATAGCAGCTAGTTTCTCTGCGATTCTTCGCGTTCTTTGCCTCTTTGCGTCAGAAAATACTTTGTAAAGCTTTGCGATATGATTGCCGCAACATTCAGCACGCTCAACTACACAATTCTCTTCGTCTACCTCGCCGTCATGTTCGCCTGCGGCATTTATCTCGCAGGGCGGCAGAAGAACACGGACGACTATTTTCTTGCTGGGCGGAAAATGCCTTGGCTGGTCGTGGCGATGAGTATGTTTGCCTCGCTGACGAGTGCAACTTCCTACATGGGATATCCCGGGCAGGCATACGGCGGGAACTGCTCGATGCTTATGGTCGGGGTGGCTAGCATCTTGGTAGCGCCGGTGCTGATCTTGGTTTTCTATCCCTTCTACCGTCGGCTGGGCGTGACAACGTCATTTGAGTACGTCGACCATCGCTTTGGTCGGACAGCGCGGCTTTGCGTGACGACGCTATTCCTGCTCGCAAGATTGGGTTGGTTAGGCGTGGTCATTTATTCGCCGGCACTGGCGATTTCAGTCGTCACGGGGATCAACCTTTACTGGGCGATTGTGTTGATGGGTGTTCTCTCAATCGCTTATACCACCCTCGGTGGCTTAGCCGCAGTGCTGTGGACGGACTTGCTGCAGTTCCTCATTTTGGTAGCCGGGGCGATCTGGATTGCAATGACGCTCATCAATGCCGCTCCCGACGGGGCGACTGGAATTCTCCATGAAGCTCAATCCGCAGGCAAACTGTTCGACTGGAGCGTGAATCCTTTCGGCATGAGCGCGACGGTCATCCTGATTGCCTACTTCCTGAATCACATGCAAGACTACGGCGTGGACCAAATCACGGTGCAGCGACTGATGTCGATTCCCACCTACGGCGGTATGGCGAAGGCGGCGATTTTTGATGCGGTATTTAACGTGATGATCCTAGGGCTCTTGTTATTCCTCGGACTTGGCCTCTCCTCGTATTATCTCGCTCAGCCCGACATACTCCCCGAGGGAATATTCGGTGACAAGGTGCTGCCGTATTACATCATCACAGTGCTGCCCGACGGCATTTCTGGTTTGTTAATTACGGCACTCTTTGCGGCGGCAATGTCGAGCGTCGACTCGGGGGCAAACTCGCTAGCCACAGTCATCATCAACGACTTTGACCGCCCACTACGTTCTGAGCCCCGCACCGAAGCGGAAGAAATTCGCCTCGCACGGATTCTCACGATCCTCATCGGCGGCCTCGCCATCGGGGCGGCATGTTACGCTGCCACGATGGAAGAGATCTTGAAGGCGGCGCTCGTACCTTTGAGTCTCTTCACGGGCCCGATTCTAGCGTTGTTCTTATTGGGTATGCTCACCCGCAAGGGGAACTTCTGGGCATGGGTCATCGCCTCTGCCGTGGCGATTCCCGCGACCTACTGGCTGCAAAGTTACGAGAATGAAGCAGGCCAGTCGGTGCATTTCACTTGGTACTTTCCATTTGGATTTCTTATTTGTTTCTCGCTGAGCTTGCTTTTGAGCCTTTTCATGCCGGGCAAGGTTGCACAGAAAGAACTGACCGTATGGCGTGAATAACGTTTCGATTGGCACCACGAATCGAACGAATTACGCGAAGCCCTATTCGATTTATTCGTGGTTCAAAAAAACATCGCCCACAAAGGTATGCCCAGAACGACAATTCCTATTGCTGAAGCACCGATCGCCGCCACCAGCACCGCGCCGCTAGCCATGTCGAGTGCGTCGCGGATGTGAGCGTTGGTTTCTTCGGTGATGGCTTTAGCGAGGCGTTCGATGGCCGAGTTGAACAGCTCCGCTGTGAGCACCCCCGTGATACAAATAGCTAGGACACACCAGGAGAGTTTCGAAAGGCCCAACGTCATTCCGATGATCACCACCAACACGGTGACGAACAAATGAACATAGAAGCTCACCTCCGCACGGATGGCTACCTTGACGCCACGAGCGGCATCTGAGAATTTCTGATGCCAGCGGCGTTTCAAATCAGGGGGATGAGTGGCATTGATGTCAGTCATGGCTTATGCAGTGTATTGAAACGGTGAACGACTAAAATCACCCATTGCGGCTATCCACGACATCGACGCCAGGCTGCCTCACAATTGTATGGCGCAAAAAAAGGGAGTGGGTCGTGACCCACTCCCTCTCAGTTACGTATCAAAAAATATTAGCCAGCTCAGCTCAACCGGCGACGGGCTGTTAGGCCAACGAGTCCTAGGCTGAGCAGCAAAGCAGAGGTTGGCTCTGGGATTGCCAGAGAGAAGCTGTCAAGGAAGCCACTCTGACCGCCTGGGATTTGCGAATCTCTTCCGTCGAGTACGACTGCCGTTACAGTGAGCAGTTCGCCGGCAGACACCCCATTGAGTGTCAAGGAGAAAGGCGTACCGCCAGGATTACCACTGGCTGCGCCGCCGAGATTTCCATCAGGAATCGCAGCGGTCAAGAGATCGACCGTGGTTGACTGGCTGCTGGTTGATAGGGTGACTTCGAAGACGCGGGCCATGAAGTTCACTTCACGACCGGCTACAAAGTTAAGCGTATAGTCGCCAGCGGTAGGCGCAAATACCGACTGAGTGAGTCCCGCTTGAGCCAAGGGCTCACCACTGCCACCTTGGTTACCTTCAAAGGTACGGAACCAAACGCCTGTGCCAGTCCCCGGAGGTTGTGGTCCGCCGACGCCAGTGTTCTGTGCGTTTGCAAAACCGGTCTGGAATTGGGCAGCTCTGTTGACCCCGTCTGGGAAGTTGCTGATGAGCTGCCAAGCACTGTTGCTAGTCTGTGACCCACTCGTCGCCAGAGAGAAGTCTCCGTCGGAAAGAATGCTAGCCTGGGCAGGTAGCGCCCAGCTAATCGCAGCAATGGCTACGAGGTAAATCGAAATTTTGCGAATCATTAGTCCCTCTCCGAATGAATGATTTGGGCAAGCTTAAAAGGAGAACGTTTTGAAAAGGCTTTCAGTCTCCCAGTTTATCCGGTAATCCCCGGATAAACCACAACTTTTTTCAGATATTTTGCTGAGCGCGGATCTCGTCTTTCTTGGTAAAAAGGTGGCTTATCCTAACTGGTTCGCCAGTAGGCACTTACGGACTTATTCGACCCGAAAAGCGACGGCAGTTCACGATCGTCAGATACCGCTCCCATTGCACCAAAACTGAGGAATTGCTCCTAGCGATTCGAGTTCTGCCAGCAGTTTCGACAATCGGCAGGCTGAGGCAAAACCGCTCTACTCCAAGCCGAACGCCCCGGCTGGGGCGATCTCGATCCCTGTCATTTGCGTGAGCCGCTTCTTTGGCAAGAAGCGGGGTTCGACGAGGAACCGGACTCCGACGTTGTCTTTGGCGTCGTCGATGTTCAAGCCCATCGAGACCAACAACGATTCACCGACTCGAGTGATTGAGAACGTCTGGCCGATGCTGCCCGCTTCGCTGAGATCGTAGGAAGCGCTGGCTGTGCTGATCCATTTGGGGCTGAAGCGGTAGCTGTAACTGCCCAGCAGCACGTTACTGGAGAACGGGCCTTCGATCGAGCGGAAGCCAACATAGCCGTTGCCAATCGTCGGTCGATTGAGCAGCACGCCGGCGGAGACCGTTTTTAGGCCGCTGCCGAAGAAGTCGAAAGCACCGTCGGAAACGATGCTAAAGCGGTCACCTAGGTGCCAGCGCATGTCGTAGTCTGCGAGACCAAAGTCTTGACCAAGGTTGTCGCGGTCGGAGTCGGGGAACCACGAGATGTTCGTGTCGAGCGTCAACCAGTCAACGATATGCTGACGGCCCGGCCCGCCCCGTTTGGTCTGCCAACGATGACGCATCCCTGTGCGAAGGACCGTCTGATCTTCGACGACTTCAGTTGATGGTGCCGTAACCCAACCTTGCAATCCGGAACGGATGGCGTAGAACCGAGGGTCGAATTTTTGATCGCTGAAATCAATGTTCGGCGGTAGCGTGCCATCGAACAGACGGCGGCGGAACTCGGTAATGGGAATGTCATCGAGTTCATCATAGAGCGGCAATTCGTCGAAGTTGCGATTCGAATCGGCGTAGGCGAACTCCGCGTCGAAGACCACCTTGTGGGCTAAGCCGTTCAGGTTGAACAGCGTGTCGCGGACCGTGGGGTCGACCGTCCAAAAGGGGATACTTGCCCGGACGCCCGTCTGCATGTAGAGCCGGTCGAGGCTATTGCCATCGAGCGCCTCGCCCCAACGTGCCGCTTCGCCCAGGGCGTAAGGGACGACCTTCACGGCTCCAATCTGTAACGGCAAGTCGATTTCTTGCCGCGTCACCAGTCGCTCTCCTTGCTGGCCGGAGCCGGCTTCCCAAGGCAACGGGCTGAATTGGCCGAGCAACGTCGGCTCGCTCGGCGGCGTCGCATTGTTGAGATTGGCGTAGCCGGCTTGCGAGTGAGCAAACCAAGTAAAGCGGTCACCAAATAACGCTTCACCCAACCAGTAATGATCGGCCCTTGGAAGCCACTGCGTTTCGGTGAAGAAGGGGTTCACTTGGCCATTAGCTTCGATGGAAAACGCGCGGTTGTTGTTGAGGCGTTTGGCACGCAAGCCGGTGCGGGGCGATTTCAGTTCGTCCCATTCTTGTTCGTAATACTGTTCGAGGAACGTGCGATCACTGGCGAGCCCCAACTCGCCGGTGATTTCCCAACCACTCGCCAAGCGTTGGCGATGCTGACCGAACGCGCGGTAGCGGAAGGCTTCCTCGGGGACGATTGAACGACGCCCCAAGCCGAGGTTGTCCACACCGTTGTCGTCAATGCCCCACAGATCGAATCTGCCTTGAGCCGGTCCGTCGAAGTTGAACAACCCAGGCCGGTCATAGGAAAAGTCCGTGCCGACGCCGATGCCGCGGTCGCTGAGGTAGTCCGTGCTGAGTCCCCACTCGGTTCCCTCGGGCGCGTTGCGGATGCCGAAGAGCTGGTAGGCGTCGAAGTCGACCATCGCCTGCGTGCCGAAGATGTTATCGTCCCCCACGCGGACGCGATCGATGAAGAAGGAAGGCTTTTCCAGGTCAGTTGCAATCGTCGGCCAATAGAAGACAGGCAGGCCGCGCAGGTAGAGGAAGTTCCCACGGCTTTCGGCCAACTGTTGGTGATCGACCACCGGGGCGCCGGTGTTGGGGTCGATTAGCGGGGCGCCGGTTCTTCGATCAACGACCGTTTGGTGAACGTCTTCAAAGAGGATCTGCTGAGAACCGAAGTGATATGCCGGTTCTTCCAGACGGCTGGTGGTCACGAGCGCATCGGTGGCGGCGAAGTGGGAGTCGTCGAGCTGTCGAATCGCAGCGGCTTTCAACCGGACGAGGCCCTGGTACTTGAAGTCCTCGGTCCTTGGCAGCGGTGTGAGCAGTTCCGCGTCGAGAATGATGCCAATCTGACGACGGACGTCATAGAACATGCGGTCCGCGTAAACGATGCGGTCGCCTTGGCGGAACTCGATGTTCCCCTCCATGTAAATTTCCAGCGGATCGTCCTGCCCCTGCACACCCGCCCCACCGGCGCCGGACTCGACACCAGAAGCCCAGACCACGGCACGGTCGGTCGAAATGTCCACCGTTCCTACAGGGCCGAGCGCACCAGGCAAGCCGTTACTTGTGAGGCCCTCGACAATCAGGCGCACTCCATTAGTGACCACCAATGCGTACTGGCCGTCGGCCTGTTGTTTCCACTCGAAGTTGTTATCGACATCGCTGCGGTTGAGAATCTGCCAGCGCCTTGTCCCAGGAGGCAAACCTTGCTGGATTCCCGGCGTCGGAGCGAATTCGGTAAATTGCGCGAGCAATAATTGATGTCGGCGGGCCGGGTCGAATTGTTCGAGACCGCGGTTGTAGATTTCCGGCTTCAATTCCGGCGCGGGCGCGGGCTGAGGGAGTTGTAACCTGAGCGGCGCGGTGGTCGTCATTCGCGAGAACCAACGAGGGGACTTTTCGCGTCCAATGACTTTGCCCTTCTTCCTTGCTTCTGTGGATCTGCGGAAGTCAACCGAAACGTTGCCACCCTTTTCCGGCTCGAAGTAGGCGATCACTTTCTTGGTAGGTTCACGCTGGTCAATCCAGAGGATCGCTTCTTTTCCGCGAGCGTAAGTGAGGCCCTGATTCAAATAACAGTGACCGTGCAAGTGCCAGACTTCGTAAACGCCCTGTTGCCAGCGGCTGCACCAATCGGCAGCGACTGTGATGGGTTGATTTTCGTTGACTTCGGAATGGAGAACATCCGCGGCTTGGAGTGGGCTAGGAAGTGACAACACAAGCAGACACAACACTCGTAACCCGAAGCGTAAGCGAGGGGCCACGCTAGTTGAGTTTTTCCCTCGCTTACGCTTCGGGTTACGATTGAGGAGAAGGGAAACCGCTGCGAAGACAAACTCCGTGACGAGAACGAACAGCGCGTAACGGTTGCGCAAGAAGCGAGTGGCTCGCTTAAAGCAGTCCATCAATTGCCGTCGTTTGGGAATGATTGCTTCTCGTTTCGATCGCTACGATCACCGGAATGCGCACCTTGCGCGCACGACTTTCCACTCACTGTGGAAAGAATCGCGGCGGAGTATAGGAAAGCCTCACGCCGTTAGGAAGGCGAATTGCGGTAGGCTAGCAGATCGATAAACCTATACCTTCAAAGAAGTTAGGCGACCTAATATGGATAGAACCACAGAGGCACCGAGAGATGTAAAGAGGACGCGGATGAACACGGATTGAGCGGTTTTCCGCGGATTGGCATTCGCGGTCTAATATCAGCGACAGCACCGTAAAACCACGCTCCGCGTGGTTGGCTTAGAAAAGATGTATCTGTGCTGAAAGTGGCTGCACGCGCATCAAGCTTCATATCCCTAGCTCGCGGGCTAGTAAGATCTCCCCAAGTTCATTCCACGCGGAGCGTGGAGTTACAGTCGTTTATGCGTCATTTCATCGAGTTCACCATCCGTTGGCGCTATGCTCTGCTAGCACTTGGCCTTGTGCTAGGAATGGCTGGCGCTTTCACGGGACGGCAACTGGCTCTCGATCGTTCGATCGAGAATATGTTCGCCCCCGACGACCCAATTCTCGTCCCCTACCGACGCTTGCAACGGACCTTCGGTGAGAACGAGCTTGTCATTGCGATCTACGCCGACGAGGAGCTGACCGAGCCAGCCGGGCGGGAGAGGATTGAGAAACTCGCTGCCAAGCTTCGCGAAATCCCAGGCGTAGTTGCGGCAGTGTCGCTATTGGATCCACCCGGCGCGATCGACTTTGAGAATGAAGAGATCGGCGCACGCTTTCGAGAGGTTTTCTCAGGATACACGCACAACACGGATCTAGATGCCGCCGGGGTGATCTGTCTGGTGGAGCGTCCCCGTGCTGAAGGTCCACCGCGTCGCGAGACGTTTGCCGAAATGCGTGCCGCGGTATCGGAGTATCCCCAAGGGGTACTGGTTGGTGAGCCGGTGCTAATTGAAGAAGCGTTCGACCTCTTGGAGATCGACGGCAGGCAACTAAACACCTGGTGCACGGCACTCGTTCTACTGGTATTGCTTGCTTGCTTTCGAAATCTTCGCTGGGTGATTCTGCCGCTGGCAGTTGTGCATCTCACGTTGGCGTTAACTCGTGCGACGCTGGTGCTGGCCGAGTTGAAACTGAGCATGGTGAGTTCGATGCTTGCGGCGATTGTCACCGTTGTGGGGGTGGCAATGGTGGTTCATGTTATCGTGCGATTCAACAATGCGATTAACGAAGGGTTAAGCCGACGAGCGGCTTTGGCGAAGGCGGCGGAGCAACTGATGGTTCCGGTGACGTTTGCCTGTTTGACGGATGCGGCAGGGTTTGCCGCGCTGATGATTTCCAAAGTTGGACCGGTGCACGACTTTGGGCTGATGATGGCGATCGGCAGCTTGCTAGTACTGCCGAGTTGTTGGTTGGTGGTTGCGGGGGTTGTGTTGTTTGGTTCGGATCGCCAAGGCGAAGTCGAAGGTGTAACGGCGAAACCGGCAAGCGGTTGGTTGGATCGGATCCTGGCAAACACTCTGAGAGTGGCACAGAAGAACCGCACCGTACTCGCGACGTTTGCCGTGACGCTTGTCGGTTTCGCCGTAGTGGGAACCGGGCGCCTCGAGCGCGAAACCGAATTCACGAAGAACTTCCGCGCCGGAAGTCCCTTGGTCAAAGCCTACGACTTTGTCGAAACTCGCTTCGGTGGAGCTGGAGTGTGGGACTTGCAGATTCCATCTCCAGCGCGATTGGATAAAGCATTCTTGCTGAAAGTCCTGGAGTTAGAAGAAACACTCAAAGCTGAGGCGGCACAACTTGGCAAGGCGATTTCGCTGGCTGACCTGCTCGACGCCGGGGTAAATGGTTTAGGAGGGCGTTTTGTCGGGCCGATGGTGGTGCGGGGTGGGCTCGCCACCATGCGGGCGCGTATGCCAGAGTTCCTGGAGACGATTACCAATGTCGACCCTGAGGACGATCGCCCCTGGCTGCGGATTTTGTTGCGTGCACCGGAACAACTTGGTGCTGAAGAGAAAACGAAGCTAATCAAGCAAGTTGAAGCCAAGGCCAAAGAAACCTTCCCTCAGGCCGAAGTAACGGGCTACTACGTGCTGCTTACGAAGTTGATCGAGAGCGTTCTCGCAGACCAGTGGAAGACCTTTGGCGTCGCGACCTTGGCCGTGGTACTGATGATGGCCGTGGCATTTCGAAGTTTGCCACTGGCCGTGCTGACGATTATTCCCAACACGCTTCCTGTGTTGGTACTCTTTGGGGCGATGGGCTGGCTTGGCGTGCGTGTGAACATGGGGGCGGCGATGATCGCGGCCGTTTCGGTCGGATTGTCCGTCGATGGGTCGATTCACTACGTGCTCTTGTACCAACGCCTTCGCAAAGAAGGTTCGACGGTTGCCGAAGCACTCGCCAACGTGCAATCGACCGTGGGGCGAGCGGCGGTCTTCGCCACGTTGGCCTTGGTAGCCGGATTCGCAACGTTGGCGTTTAGCGACTTTGTTCCGACGGCTTACTTTGGAGTGCTGGTAAGCCTGTCGATGCTCGGTGGGTTGGTGGGGAATCTGGCAGTGTTGCCTTTGTTGATCGGAATAGTTGATCGTTAGATTTTTTGACGCAAAGGCGCAAAGAATGTAACGCCCTACGGAGAAACTTCTTCCCCAACATCGGGCGAGAGCGAATACAGTAGCACATTCAACCCAATTCGTGCCGCGTCCTCTTGCGTGTACCCGCGGCATTGCTGGCCTTCGTGCTGCTCGAGAGCACAACTGATGTCGTAAGGTGAAAAGATCACGGCGAGGCGACCGTCGATTTCGATGGCTTCCAACTCCGGGGTAACTTTCAGCACCCGTGGTCCTCGCAGCGGTTCGCCCGGCTTTGTGGCCGCCGGGTCGCGGCGTTCGACTTGGCGAATGTCAAACCCGCCCGCCTGCTCGGTCAACACGGGATGATCATTAGGAACGCGAGTGAGCTTCTGCTCCGGCATGACGAGAGCAATCTCACGGCGGAAAGCTTCCGTGAAATCTTTACTCGCGCAGATGGAATCCACCAAGAGCGTTCCCCCGTTGGTAAGGAACTCACGCAGTTGTTCGCGTTCCTTCTCAGTGAAACGAAAATCCTGACGGCCATGCATGAAGGCCATGTGAAAGCGTAACAGTGCTTCGTTCGCAGGAGAGACGGCGTACTCGTTCAGATCGACGCTTAGCTTTAGCTCGCCCTGCCCCGCGGCACGTAACAGATTCACCAACGCACCAGGCGCATCATTGCATCCCCCGCCGTGTTGCAGCTTCGCGATGCGGATCGCACCGCGATTACCGAGGGCGTCGAGTTCCGGCAGTTCGGCCAAATCGAACGCGGCCTCTTTGCCTTTAGGCTCACGGTTCGTCGCGTAGGCCAGCACATTCAAGCCGATGGAGTTTGCATCCGCGATACGCTTGGAAATCGCCTCTGGAACGTCGCGCTCGCGGCCGCGACGGTAGAGTTCCCAGGAGCAGGAGAGATCAACCTCGGAGAAAACCACGCACGTGCGGCAGCCGTACTCGACGGTCCAGAGTCGTCCGACATAGGGTGACTCAGAGTCAACGAGTTCATCGATTCGCCAAATGGGATGCTCGGGGCCGGCGCGACGGAGTTTGTACTCTTTCTCGGGAAAG encodes:
- a CDS encoding exopolysaccharide biosynthesis protein; translated protein: MAEKNKEGTEKSSPDTLTDVIDQLEEKAGEDGELTVQDALDEFAGRVFGPLLVIPAMVVVTPLGAVPTIPTAMAVFIVLIASQALFGKKYPWLPNLITERSVEESQLKESMKKFRPWAKWIDAVLKPRLKWLVEGPMKYVIALVCLLMAAAIPPLELAPFACFIPGSAVLLLGLAMMAKDGLAGALGLVASVGALFVGGRWLI
- a CDS encoding DNA topoisomerase IV subunit A; translation: MAKKKPTKSAGTKTRVKLTPRDKKTMAALTGLADGVVRAATAKRDPYVDIPSRTLSNVKYSPRKKIIEMGNNKNRRQLFDLSQAKAYMRTMLVASGCKKLLEQGKTTSLRGLFYMLKHTIEGAKENTFDDQNECDTIIEDTEVLLNSIREELHLYAENRGAMVGNITLTDRGDTIDCRRMGSGGYAIPSIVEPEIIELTKKNCDAKFILHVEKGTVWQRFNEDRFWEKHNCILTHGSGQPPRGVRRMLNRLHNELKLPVYCVLDNDPWGYYIYSVIKQGSINLAFESQRMAIPEAKYLGLRSIDYTRCDLSDSVKISLNETDKKRAKQIAKYPWFEKKPKWQREIKKMLDNDFKLEVESLISKDISYVTETYVPERLDARDWLD
- a CDS encoding sodium/solute symporter (Members of the Solute:Sodium Symporter (SSS), TC 2.A.21 as described in tcdb.org, catalyze solute:Na+ symport. Known solutes for members of the family include sugars, amino acids, nucleosides, inositols, vitamins, urea or anions, depending on the system.), whose amino-acid sequence is MIAATFSTLNYTILFVYLAVMFACGIYLAGRQKNTDDYFLAGRKMPWLVVAMSMFASLTSATSYMGYPGQAYGGNCSMLMVGVASILVAPVLILVFYPFYRRLGVTTSFEYVDHRFGRTARLCVTTLFLLARLGWLGVVIYSPALAISVVTGINLYWAIVLMGVLSIAYTTLGGLAAVLWTDLLQFLILVAGAIWIAMTLINAAPDGATGILHEAQSAGKLFDWSVNPFGMSATVILIAYFLNHMQDYGVDQITVQRLMSIPTYGGMAKAAIFDAVFNVMILGLLLFLGLGLSSYYLAQPDILPEGIFGDKVLPYYIITVLPDGISGLLITALFAAAMSSVDSGANSLATVIINDFDRPLRSEPRTEAEEIRLARILTILIGGLAIGAACYAATMEEILKAALVPLSLFTGPILALFLLGMLTRKGNFWAWVIASAVAIPATYWLQSYENEAGQSVHFTWYFPFGFLICFSLSLLLSLFMPGKVAQKELTVWRE
- a CDS encoding diacylglycerol kinase; the encoded protein is MTDINATHPPDLKRRWHQKFSDAARGVKVAIRAEVSFYVHLFVTVLVVIIGMTLGLSKLSWCVLAICITGVLTAELFNSAIERLAKAITEETNAHIRDALDMASGAVLVAAIGASAIGIVVLGIPLWAMFF
- a CDS encoding PEP-CTERM sorting domain-containing protein; this encodes MIRKISIYLVAIAAISWALPAQASILSDGDFSLATSGSQTSNSAWQLISNFPDGVNRAAQFQTGFANAQNTGVGGPQPPGTGTGVWFRTFEGNQGGSGEPLAQAGLTQSVFAPTAGDYTLNFVAGREVNFMARVFEVTLSTSSQSTTVDLLTAAIPDGNLGGAASGNPGGTPFSLTLNGVSAGELLTVTAVVLDGRDSQIPGGQSGFLDSFSLAIPEPTSALLLSLGLVGLTARRRLS
- a CDS encoding organic solvent tolerance protein OstA codes for the protein MDCFKRATRFLRNRYALFVLVTEFVFAAVSLLLNRNPKRKRGKNSTSVAPRLRFGLRVLCLLVLSLPSPLQAADVLHSEVNENQPITVAADWCSRWQQGVYEVWHLHGHCYLNQGLTYARGKEAILWIDQREPTKKVIAYFEPEKGGNVSVDFRRSTEARKKGKVIGREKSPRWFSRMTTTAPLRLQLPQPAPAPELKPEIYNRGLEQFDPARRHQLLLAQFTEFAPTPGIQQGLPPGTRRWQILNRSDVDNNFEWKQQADGQYALVVTNGVRLIVEGLTSNGLPGALGPVGTVDISTDRAVVWASGVESGAGGAGVQGQDDPLEIYMEGNIEFRQGDRIVYADRMFYDVRRQIGIILDAELLTPLPRTEDFKYQGLVRLKAAAIRQLDDSHFAATDALVTTSRLEEPAYHFGSQQILFEDVHQTVVDRRTGAPLIDPNTGAPVVDHQQLAESRGNFLYLRGLPVFYWPTIATDLEKPSFFIDRVRVGDDNIFGTQAMVDFDAYQLFGIRNAPEGTEWGLSTDYLSDRGIGVGTDFSYDRPGLFNFDGPAQGRFDLWGIDDNGVDNLGLGRRSIVPEEAFRYRAFGQHRQRLASGWEITGELGLASDRTFLEQYYEQEWDELKSPRTGLRAKRLNNNRAFSIEANGQVNPFFTETQWLPRADHYWLGEALFGDRFTWFAHSQAGYANLNNATPPSEPTLLGQFSPLPWEAGSGQQGERLVTRQEIDLPLQIGAVKVVPYALGEAARWGEALDGNSLDRLYMQTGVRASIPFWTVDPTVRDTLFNLNGLAHKVVFDAEFAYADSNRNFDELPLYDELDDIPITEFRRRLFDGTLPPNIDFSDQKFDPRFYAIRSGLQGWVTAPSTEVVEDQTVLRTGMRHRWQTKRGGPGRQHIVDWLTLDTNISWFPDSDRDNLGQDFGLADYDMRWHLGDRFSIVSDGAFDFFGSGLKTVSAGVLLNRPTIGNGYVGFRSIEGPFSSNVLLGSYSYRFSPKWISTASASYDLSEAGSIGQTFSITRVGESLLVSMGLNIDDAKDNVGVRFLVEPRFLPKKRLTQMTGIEIAPAGAFGLE
- a CDS encoding MMPL family transporter, with amino-acid sequence MRHFIEFTIRWRYALLALGLVLGMAGAFTGRQLALDRSIENMFAPDDPILVPYRRLQRTFGENELVIAIYADEELTEPAGRERIEKLAAKLREIPGVVAAVSLLDPPGAIDFENEEIGARFREVFSGYTHNTDLDAAGVICLVERPRAEGPPRRETFAEMRAAVSEYPQGVLVGEPVLIEEAFDLLEIDGRQLNTWCTALVLLVLLACFRNLRWVILPLAVVHLTLALTRATLVLAELKLSMVSSMLAAIVTVVGVAMVVHVIVRFNNAINEGLSRRAALAKAAEQLMVPVTFACLTDAAGFAALMISKVGPVHDFGLMMAIGSLLVLPSCWLVVAGVVLFGSDRQGEVEGVTAKPASGWLDRILANTLRVAQKNRTVLATFAVTLVGFAVVGTGRLERETEFTKNFRAGSPLVKAYDFVETRFGGAGVWDLQIPSPARLDKAFLLKVLELEETLKAEAAQLGKAISLADLLDAGVNGLGGRFVGPMVVRGGLATMRARMPEFLETITNVDPEDDRPWLRILLRAPEQLGAEEKTKLIKQVEAKAKETFPQAEVTGYYVLLTKLIESVLADQWKTFGVATLAVVLMMAVAFRSLPLAVLTIIPNTLPVLVLFGAMGWLGVRVNMGAAMIAAVSVGLSVDGSIHYVLLYQRLRKEGSTVAEALANVQSTVGRAAVFATLALVAGFATLAFSDFVPTAYFGVLVSLSMLGGLVGNLAVLPLLIGIVDR